The genomic DNA AGAAAATAAAAATCAGAATGTTCAATGTAAACCATTAGTTTGGTTAGATTTCATAACTAAAATTCTGTCCTTGCATTTCTTGACAATGAAAATTATTCATCGTGCGCTCAGATTTAATGAAAAATATTACTTATAATGTTGGTCCGCGTTCTGGTTTATTTCCGTGCAATCTGTCCAGCCTATGAACTTTATATACTATTGTAAATCAACTTAAATTCTCAATTACATCCTTTTTTTACATGTTAAGTGGCTCCTCATAAATCTTAGATTCTGTGGGAAGTTGTTGAAAAGATCAGTTAAGAATAATTTCATCATTTTACTATTTTTAAAGCTCAAAGTTAAGGATATCTCTGGTTCTGGCTACTGGTTACAAATTTAATTCCAGTTTCAGATTATTGGACCTTTTTGCTGTTGTtctaacatttattattattatttttattattattatacaggatttatatagcgccaacagtttgtgcagcactttacagcatgagggcagacagtacagttacaatacatttccATACagaaggaatcggagggccctgctcgttagagcttacatcaTTTAGGCCTTGGACGCCTTTGGTCCAGGGGAGGAACAAGGCGGCTTACAAAATGTGCCCAAAGCTGTGTTTTGCATGCGTTTTTTATGTGCATTCATGCACGTTTGATAATGCATTCTATTAgccaaaatatttatttattctgCCCATTAGAATGCATTTATAAGGAGTAATAAGGGTTGCTATAGACACCACATCCTGGTAACATGGAACATTATTGGGCAGTAGAAAGATAGATTTTCTTGTTGCCAAGACAATCACACAATATAATTAAAAATAGAagttttttattacaaaataaaataattaaaaaacattaaaactataaaaaaactaTACAAAATACATAATACAAAAGCGTGGCCTCcctttacttaaaggggttgtaaagtctaaacattttaccttaaggcattccttgcattaaggtaaaaaatgtttaggtgtcagcatcgccccctcagccccccttactTACTTGAGACCCCTTTCGATCCAGGGCCATGCACGTCAACAGATCGTTTCTCCCCTCACTTCagggtcttgctggctttgctggggcacggggagccattggctcccagtgctctcaatcaaatccagtgacgatgGAGTGGGAGGGGGCGGGCTGAGTCCctttgtctgtgtcaatagatgcatgagtgcccccatgggaagcggcttctgGCAGAACTGCTGTCTGCCtggtttacatcggcagaccacaGTTCTACCTATCTGGGTTAGCGaccgtgggtggccggcggacatcgcgtccaCTGGAcctactgattggctccccctgtggccaatctGTGCGTGCCCCCgctggctattgcacgaaatgacgtacaggcaCGTCGTTTCGAGCAATAGAACTGACctaccgcagtatatgtactgtagctggtcggcaggtggttaagtaGTACAAAGGCTCGCTAAACCAAATGAGGATCCACACACAAAAGAGGGTCATCTGAATGTACAATTTGAGGTCATTACCCAACAGTGAGTTTCTTGTCCCCGTGGATATTAAGTAAAGGGAGGCCATGCTTTTATATACTGTACTGGGTTTTGTATAGGTTTAATCATTTTTAAATATTtgattttgtaataaaaaattCTGTTTTATAATTTATATTGTTGAACGCATCTAAACAAGTCTAGCATTATTACGCGTTTATAtgcatttggcgtttttttttctgcccaaacgctCCTCTTTTGAATGTGCAAgtgactgtttttttgtttttgttttttgcctctaAATGCTCCTGCCACTAAATGCCTGTAAATTCCTATATGTACATGCACACATAGACTAACATGTAGGCAGAAAAAAGTCAAACTCCCCTAAAAGCAGAGTTTTTGATTCCCAGGGTGCATGAGGACTAAATGGCATACAGTATGCATGTACAGTACAATATTTTCTGTATTAGTCAAGTAGCCAAGTAATTAAAACTTATTAAGGAAAAATaaggccaactttttttttttttaaagggccgggTCAGCCGCAATTGATTAAATatctgggtgtgtttttttttttttttaaatgtgtattttcCTACAAATATAATGTTTATTtctcactttttatttttcagtcCTTCAAGGAAATAGAAACATTTCCAGTTTTACAGGATCAGACATGGTAGGTGGTATATTGCTGGGTGAAAAATTAGTATTTCCCAGGGTTATGATGTGCAAAACATTTGGCAGCTGTTAACCTATTATTTGGGACATTGACATCAGTCTCTATCCTTTACATAGCTTACAAATTAACATTTCTATACCAGTTAGGCTTTAATTTgctagtcacttatgtaaagtccatctcaATCTACTGGTCCATCTAAGGCAagccatgggttgaaggaaagaatgGTGGAATGCCTCCTGCAGCGATATTGTATTTTGCCGGTGAGGGGACAGGGGGAGCCTTCCTGGCTGTCGGAatatgattactgctagcagctatagctacTGGCAGTAAGCACATGTAGAAAAATATGACGGGTTGATTGTACCCAGTTCGATTTAGGGATCGACTTGGGTTTAATCAGCCTGCCCAAACATGAATTGAAATTCGTCTGTTCTCTGCtaaaccggccaaatttcgatctatgtatggccgGCTTTCCACTACTCTCTCTTGAcggtgctgctgtccaagggtggctgtGCTGCTCCTCCATGCACTCCGCACAGTGAGTGCAGGTAGCCACCTTCAGACAGGAGGTGTGTAACTGGCCCAATCACCAGGTGGaagtaaagaaaaaacaataaaaaccgaAAACCTAATGCTGTCATAACttttaaggactagtaagctgcaaaatattaccgtatttatcggtgtataacatgcacctttattttaagagggaagtttcaggaaaaaaacttaaatttgaaataaagaactttgaagcaaaataagggtcagtgcccattaatgcagcctgatcagtgcccatctgcagcctcacaatttcccattaatacagcctgatcagtgcccatctgcagcctcaccagtgcccatcaatgcagcctcgccaattGTAGATTACACAGAGGGATCTCCTGTTTATGCTGCACTcccagtcacacacagtcccgcctcctcgaactggctcatatgatagacagaacactggtccagtaggcgggactgtgtgtgactgcgagCGCCGAGTAAATCGGAGATCCCTCTGTGTAATTTGGCGGCGCTCGCCCCTCCCCTTCGAGGTAGCCccatatcggcatataacacgtacaTATGATTTTCGCTctattttaagggggggggtgcgtgttatatgctgataagtACGGGAatttttgttgttgggtttagatacactttaaatccaAAGACTCAACACTGCAGGGGTACAGCCTTGTCTGTTATGTAGATATGTGTGATTCCACTACTGTATGATGTAATTCCATCAATTTATTGGTGTTGTGATTTCATTTTAGTTAACAAAGACATCCTCAATCCAAGACAGCAAGGGTTGCCTCACCCTTAATGATCTCCAGGTACCTGGTGGGATCCTGTGGGATTCCCTTATTTTAACACATCAAATTAAAAGAGAAattctgcatttcttttttttttcggtttcaagaatcctacttacctaggtggatgcagcatcagtctgatgctgcatctgtccccagctggctctaagactgagaaccgagcaatcaaacgcCGCTgaacgctcagttctcagagccctgtgagcagagagctggtgactgtcatttACAGACTctcttctctgctctgccccccaccctgctcactggagcactgggctgtggatggGGTGGGATTGGCTGGCTTAGGCACTCAgtgactcgctgagaggctgagccaggagcCAGCCCGCTGTCGGCTGCGAATAGGTCAGAGAAGTGGAGaacgaattgcattcctgtgatccacaggagaagtacagccaaacgagctttggctgtacttctcctttaaccccccccaacacacacaggtTGTAACACAAATAATAAAGGTGAAATAAATTGTCAACTCCTCTGTGAGATGTCTGCACAGTCCCAATATTGTATAACTTTTGTGAGTTGCGctagttaaataaataaaatagaaaataaagagtcCACAAATGACATATACTGCTGATCCTTGTGAGTATCGCCACCATCCACCACCTTGAGTTGTGATTCTGTgcatcaacaccaccaccaaagggtcACTTACCAGCTCACATGGACCTCTCACTACAAGAGGTCAAAAACGCTTGTGGCTCCATACCCAGCCAGGGCATTTTAAAACTTCAGAGGATCTCCAAGCATTGACCTACCAATCTTCACAACGCGGTTGTTACAGGCgttccccaaaacaaaaaaagctccacatagtgtaaaatcgcAATAACATTTATTGCACATATGTTAAAGGTTGCACTTGCATCAAAGATGTATAAATTACACCTTAAAAATATGCATTGGCAGGCACACATACAAAAACCCGTTCTCCTGGGACTCGGGGTTATGGTGACATCAGCACATCGCTcaaccctacgcgttttgtcatacgTTGATGCCGTTCGGGGGGGACACACAGGTAacgcacacacccacacaggttgaactgaatggactggtgtctttattcaaccttaacaaCTATATATAATATGTCACCCTTTGACCTCATTTACCTACTAGTGAAATAGTGTACGTCCTAGCAGTATAGTAGTTATTTTTTAGGGAAGTTATGTCACACGAAAGACCACTACCTAGAAAAACAATGAACCGGTCTTTAAAGGTTGGGAACAAAAGGGGAGACTTGCTGGTGAAACAGGCAAGCTTAGATAAAGTAATTGTGTTCATTGCCTTCAGTGGTTAACTAATCATGCAATTTGTTTCTATATTTTCACAAATTTGCAGCTTTATAAAGGGGAACATTTTTTATAACCACAGCAAGTGGGCATGATTACAAGATAGCCATTTGTAGACCTTTAAAGAGCATACAAGATGTGTGGACGCCATCCCAGCTGACATAAACATGAATTCCCCAATTACACATGCATCTGCGTTTATGTTAATAAACACGAAAGAACAAGCAGACCTCTCACACATAATCCTAAGGGAAACAAATATGACTGTCTGAAAAGGTCAATTGAATGCTGTTTTCTTAATACTTGTTGGCCAGGACTTTCTGTTGTAGTTTGCTGATACCGGTGGATACGAGCCTTGTTGCACGTTCATATCGGTGACGTGGAGTGATAATCTGAGCTTAGCATTTGGTATTGAAAtgttttatttcaaaataaaatttTCCAGGATTTATAGAGACCTAATTATTTAATATTTACAGTGCAATTTTGGTTTATCTAAAGGCCAAGAACGGTTTTTATGTTTTTTCCAGCGTTCATCAGGGTCAAGCAGTTCATTTACTTTACCCCATGGTATCACATATCCAATCCACCTACCGGCTGGAATGACGGTGCAAACTGCTTCTGGTAAGTTGGTCTTTTAGGATAAAAAGCATATGTGGAACACCCCAATATCTCCTTCCCATTTGTGATGGTGCTGTCTGAAACTGCTATTATGGCCTTACACGTAAATCCTGGTTAAGGATCTCCGTCATACTGGTGCATCACTCCTAAATATGGCTTACATGTATTAAATAATTCATTATAGTCATTTCTAGCACAACCAGTATGAACTAAGCTTGCATATTCTTATTACTTAATTCTTTTTAAACAGGAAGCCCAACTCCGTATTGGGTGTCACTGAGAAAGTAAGAGGGGTTTCCCATAGGTGGAAGAAATAGAGAAAATATCTAAATCTGGTTCAGTGAGGAccagcagaatttcaatccatttatggcccTTCTCGCTCAAATGGAACATGAATGTTAGAAAACCTTTGCGGATAGGCAGCTGTagaccagtgtattctgacaatagAAAATCCCTGCTGTCCGAATACAAAGGCACGTGGAGGATTGCTTCATCAACATTACTTGTATGGATTGTGGAAttccgttttattttttttttaatatttggcccacttgctgaacgaaaaaaaaaaaaaaaaaagaataatcctatggccagcctaactctaCCTGATGTTATCCAGAGATATTACTAGCCTATTTCAAGTATGTTTCATTTCTTGGATTAAAGTATAAACCAGAGCTGAAAGCTTCTATTTAACTATACTCCTCACTATCCACTAAGAATgtaaatctactttgtgtgcatTAAATGACTTTGAAAACCCAGAAATTTCCTTGTATAAGTAGCAGTAACATCCTCATTATGCTGCACATAACAACTGTGGAACCCAGCAACTtcacccactacaggttgcctgcagGAAACGTCATAGGGGTGGACACAAGACTAGTCACTAAggttgagctgaacaccccccttgGTTTTGGTTCGCACGAACTtgtgaataggcaaaaaatttggacgaacaccattaaagtctattggacacgaacatgaaaaatcgaaagtgctcattttaaaggcttatatgcaagttattgtcataaaaaatgtttggggacccggatactgctccaggggacatgtatcaatgcaaaaaaaagttttaaaaatgtcagttttttttcgggagcagcgattttaataatgctcaaaattgaaacaataaaaatttaaatattcctttaaatatcgtgcctgtggtctatagtatgcctgtaaagtggcacagttgtcccctgtttagaacaataccacagtctcgacaatatagataaaacgcattgaaaaaaaaacggcatgagtcccccccagtccattaccatgtctcttgggtctggtatgattattaagaggaaccccaaaccaaagattaaaaaaaaaattgcatgggggtccccccaaaatccataccaggcccttcaggtcaccccccctcctgaaccgtactaggccacatgccctcaacatggggaaggtgctttggagtagcccctcaAGGCAtcttgtccccaggttgatggggacaagggcctcatccccacaacccttgccaggtggttgtgggggtctgcgggtggggggcttatcgtaatctggaagccccctttaacaaggggacccccagatcccggcccccccctatgtgaattggtaacgggtacattgtacccctaccattttacaaaaaaagtgtaaaaaatagtaaaaaagacaggagacacttttggacaagtcctttattagaaaaaaaaaatgtcctgcgatgtagGTCCATCTCGTtctgcccgacggaccgaaaaaagaaaaaaaaaagccttaatagCTCAGCCTCCATGGGAGACTCCCctcgagtgacgcttcttctcgatgacagttgttatatagctgagggtggggccacctggtgaggtaaatgggtgaccccaccccccttgacaccacgtgacatcagaggaaggcgggtcgcccgtttatgtcaccgagtggccctgctccagctatataacagctgtcatcgagaagaagcttcactcggcgggagcctcccatggaggcggagctgttgcgacttttttttttcttttttcggtccgtcgggcaacTCGAGATgcatctacatcgcgggacatatttttatttatttttttttaataaaggacttgtcccaaagtgtctcctgtcttttttttttttactatttttgacactttttttgtaaaatgttaggggtacaatgtacccattaccaattcacacagggggagaggctgggatctgggggtccccttggtaaaatgggcttccagattccaataatcctcctgcccacagacccccacaaccaccaggcaagggttgtggggatgaggcccctgtccccatcaacatggggtcaaggtgctttggggggctactccaaagcaccctccccatgttgagggcatgtggcttggaatggttcaggaggggcggtgctctctcgtcccccctcttttcctgcggcctgccaggttgcatgctcggataagggtctggtatggattttgggagggaccccctatgccattttattatttttttttatttggttaagggttacccttaatatccataccaaacctgaagagcctgatatggattttgggggcacccccactcaattttttttttttaaatgtttggttcggtattccccttaatattcataccagacccgaagggcctggtaatggactgggggggggggggggtagacccatgccgttttcttcaatgagttttatttatattgccgagaccctacaattcattacagccacgatcagttttaaattactttttttccttttagaaatgtcattttgctgtggtacagttctaaacatgggaaaactgcgctactttacaggcatactatagccacccctaggcacgatatttaaaggaatatttcattcttattgtttcactttaagcattattaaaatcactgctcctgaaaaaaacagccattttttaaaacttttttttagcattgatacatgtcccctggggcaggacccgggtccccaaacacttgttatgacaataacttgcatattagtatttaaaattagcacttttggtttttcattttagtgtcgcatagactttaacgaggttaaaaaaaaatgcactggaactgcgtgtggtgtgaactgtaagcaaaaactgatccagaacgtatgagtgcatttttgtggtgtgaactggccctaaaaatgcatgaacagtgttttccatgtattccaatagctctagttcacactagtgcagccagttccagtcaatttctggtgcagaaactgactggaactgactgcattggtgtgaactagagccattggaattcatggaaaacactgtgcagaaTCAAagtgcacagaactgcatctgctgtgaactggcccttagtcatGTTAGATTACTGCACATatctgaaagaaataaaaaaagaccccAAGATTTAAGTAAAAATATACATGGCTCTtgtatttaaaggagaagtgtgggtaataataaaaacaaacatactgtacatattcaCCTATATTCGCCTATATGGCtgtagcattggtccgatgctgcagctgtgccCTGCCGACCTGGAGCACCAGgctatggagggggcaggagcagctggctcaagctctcagcaGCGTGCTgataggctgagccagctgctggtcaggaatctgggcagatcctgactataaagtcgggatccttccagagcctgaacCGGCTCTGAGACTAGGGCCGGATTCATACCTTGGTGGGGGTGAGGGGGGACCCAGGGCACtcatacacagagttggtttacattctcaatgacaatcacacatttttaaaatgcatgacagAATGTCATTCTGAGGTTATGCGTGCGCGCACACACACGCAGTCATAGAGCTCCATTTGTGGTTCACTTAAAGTGCCAAATTTTCTTTTAAAACGAATACAATATACCAGTTCAGAGTAAAAACTTGTTTGGATGATGGGCAGTAAAATATTACTTCTCAAGATACATTTAgtcatttttttcattatatattttagtattttctttttattattttatataatttttgtatattgTTCTATTTTACTTTTGTATGGGGGGGCTTCTATCAGGGGTCCCAGGGCATTTGTCCCTTTTGCCCCCCTATAAACCCGGCCCTATCTGTGATGCCAACCGACAGCGAAATAACAAATCTGGGTCGCAGGATTGCAGAAAAAGGTGCAATTCTGTGATCCAGAAAAGAAAAACAAGCTTTAGACATGCTTCTCTTTAAACCAGTATTTGTTTAGCACACATTTCAGGTTTACGTAAGATAATAGCAATGACATTTGCTGATATggatttttgtttgtgtttatttaACTTAGGACAACTTTACAAAGTGACTGTACCAGTAATGGTAACTCAGGCACCTGGAGCACCAAGAATTCTTCAGCAGCCGATCCAGCAGTACTTTCAGCACATCAGCCGTCTTCCCAAACCAGCCACAAGCGCCCAACTGGGTGGGGAGATTCAAGGCGCACAAAAATGGCAGCAGCCACACGTGACTCAAACCAACAAGTTTAATGAAGTCACCGGTACACTTGATGGCAAAAGCACTTTGGATAATAATTTTGGAAATGCTAATGGAGGGCCATTTATTCAGCAGACTGTTGATATGCAGAAGCAGCAACTTGTAAGTAATGTGCTTAATCAGCCATTGAATGGTTTAAAAGAAAATAATTGTAATGATATGCCACCACTGCTGTTTAGTCCCAAGCAGACGGAATTAACCTTGGCTGATAACTCTGAATCTTTGCTGAATAACTTAAACATGGCTCAGACAGTTCAAGGACAGCCAGACAATGACAGCACAAGCCTATTAAAATCACAGGTTGCTGATAATATCGTTGATCTGTTATTGCTGGATGACGACGATGACAACgggaataaaaatataccattggACAACACCACGACAACTGTACCAGATAAGGTGAGTTGTCGGTCTTAAATGAGCAAAGTCAGGTGAGACTTATTTTATTTGCATTGTTATTTCTGCTACATTTTTATCTGAATGTTAAGCAATAGTTGCTAAAAAAAAAGGACCCATGTGGTTGTAAATATGGGGTGGCATCC from Aquarana catesbeiana isolate 2022-GZ linkage group LG04, ASM4218655v1, whole genome shotgun sequence includes the following:
- the GTF2A1L gene encoding TFIIA-alpha and beta-like factor, whose amino-acid sequence is MHYVKIKCGNTERHFDIFSLLQLWETKVMQSKATEGFFRDHCNVPQFVLQLPQHLHQSLHTSTVLQGNRNISSFTGSDMRSSGSSSSFTLPHGITYPIHLPAGMTVQTASGQLYKVTVPVMVTQAPGAPRILQQPIQQYFQHISRLPKPATSAQLGGEIQGAQKWQQPHVTQTNKFNEVTGTLDGKSTLDNNFGNANGGPFIQQTVDMQKQQLVSNVLNQPLNGLKENNCNDMPPLLFSPKQTELTLADNSESLLNNLNMAQTVQGQPDNDSTSLLKSQVADNIVDLLLLDDDDDNGNKNIPLDNTTTTVPDKHRSQASTLEDLLSPGDTDIIQLDGTGDTSSEEELGTVRDVDENEFLGIIDTEDLKALEEEDSGSNNSTSSSSDDEDPEIDIIEEDPLNSGDDVSEQEVPDLFDTDNVIVCQYDKIHRSKNKWKFYLKDGVMCFGGKDYIFSKAIGEAEW